A single Populus nigra chromosome 13, ddPopNigr1.1, whole genome shotgun sequence DNA region contains:
- the LOC133670967 gene encoding probable ubiquitin conjugation factor E4 has product MATTSNKPQRSLEEIEDIIVRKILLISLTDSSDPRIIYLEMTAAEILSEGKDLKLNRDLIERVLIDRLSVQNPNAEPPFNYLLGCYRRAVDELKKIANMKDKTVKSELELSIRQLKKLSVSYCRIHLGNPELFGDDSNVVKGSGNSNVSPVLPLIFAMVDGFNSGGIQPPPGFLEELFREGDLDSLDPIFKGLYEDLRGNVLKVSVLGNFQQPLRALLFLVSFTVGAKSLVGHKWWIPTGAYVNGRVIEMTSILGPFFHVSALPDNTIFKSEPDVGQQCFSDATNRRQADLLSSFTTIKTLMNHLYDGLSEVLLALLKNSDTRESVLQYLAEVINRNATRAHIQVDPLSCASSGMFVNLSAVMLRLSEPFLDANLSKKDKIDPNYVFHNNRLDIRGLTALHASSEEITEWLNTPRKTDVSGLSSDKENRLLQSQEASSSGNSGEKAKYSFICECFFMTARVLNLGLLKAFSDFKHLVQDISRCEDTLSTFKALQKQTPSPQLQLDIDRLEKEIELYSQEKLCYEAQILRDGALIQHALSFYRLMLVWLVNLVGGFKMPLPLTCPKEFASMPEHFVEDAMELLIFASRIPKALDGVLLDDFMNFIIMFMASPTYIRNPYLRAKMVEVLNCWMPRRSGSSATASLFEGHHLSLEYLVRNLLKLYVDIEFTGSHTQFFDKFNIRHNIAELLEYLWQVPSHRNIWMKIAKEEEKGVYLKFLNFLINDSIYLLDESLNKILEIKGLEAEMSNTTEWERRPAQERQERTRLFHSQENIIRIDMKLANEDVSMLTFTSEQITAPFLLPEMVDRVATMLNYFLLQLVGPQRRSLTLKDPEKYEFRPKQLLKQIVHIYVHLARGDTENIFPAAILKDGRSYNEQLFTAAADVLRRIGEDGRVVQEFIELGTKTKVAASEAMDAEVTLGEVPEEFLDPIQCTLMKDPVILPSSRTTVDRPVILRHLLSDNTDPFNRSHLTVDMLISDTELKARIDEYIRSQELKRHGEDFSLQRAKETIQTTTEEMLID; this is encoded by the exons ATGGCAACAACCTCAAATAAACCTCAAAGATCTCTCGAAGAAATAGAGGACATAATCGTCCGCAAAATCCTCTTAATCTCTCTCACCGATTCCTCTGATCCTCGAATTATCTACTTAGAAATGACTGCTGCTGAGATTCTCAGTGAAGGCAAAGACTTGAAACTCAACCGCGACTTGATCGAACGTGTCTTAATCGATCGATTGTCTGTCCAAAACCCTAACGCGGAACCTCCTTTCAATTACCTCTTAGGTTGTTACCGCCGCGCGGTTGATGAGTTGAAGAAAATCGCGAATATGAAGGACAAAACTGTCAAATCAGAGCTGGAATTGTCGATCAGGCAACTGAAGAAGTTGTCGGTTTCTTATTGTAGGATTCATTTGGGAAATCCTGAGTTGTTTGGGGATGATTCGAATGTTGTTAAAGGGAGTGGGAACTCGAATGTTTCGCCGGTTCTGCCGTTGATTTTTGCGATGGTTGATGGGTTTAATAGTGGTGGAATTCAGCCTCCGCCGGGGTTTTTGGAGGAGCTGTTTAGAGAAGGGGATCTTGATAGTTTGGATCCGATTTTCAAGGGTTTATATGAGGACTTGAGAGGAAATGTTTTAAAGGTTTCTGTTTTAGGGAATTTTCAACAACCATTGAGGGCTTTATTGTTCTTGGTTAGTTTTACCGTTGGTGCTAAATCACTTGTTGGTCATAAGTGGTGGATTCCGACAGGGGCTTATGTAAATGGGAGAGTTATAGAAATGACAAGTATTTTGGGTCCTTTTTTTCATGTGAGTGCATTGCCAGATAATACCATTTTTAAGAGCGAGCCGGATGTTGG GCAGCAGTGTTTCTCTGATGCAACAAACCGTCGACAGGCTGATTTGTTATCTTCATTTACTACAATTAAGACTCTAATGAATCATTTATATGATGGTTTATCAGAAGTGCTTCTTGCTTTACTTAAAAATAGTGACACTCGTGAGAGTGTTCTTCAGTATCTTGCTGAGGTGATAAATAGAAATGCAACAAGAGCTCATATACAA GTTGATCCTTTATCTTGTGCAAGTTCTGGCATGTTTGTCAATCTAAGTGCTGTCATGCTTCGGCTCTCTGAACCATTCCTAGATGCAAATTTGTCgaaaaaagacaaaattgaTCCAAATTATGTGTTTCACAATAACCGTTTGGATATAAG AGGGTTGACAGCTCTGCATGCATCATCAGAAGAAATTACTGAATGGCTTAATACTCCTCGGAAAACTGATGTCTCTGGACTATCTAGTGACAAAGAAAATCGCTTGTTACAATCTCAAGAAGCCTCCAGTTCTGGTAACAGTGGTGAAAAGGCTAAATACTCATTTATTTGTGAGTGCTTCTTTATGACTGCAAGGGTGCTCAACTTGGGTCTGTTGAAAGCATTTTCTGACTTTAAGCATCTAGTTCAG GACATTTCTAGATGTGAAGATACACTCTCCACATTTAAAGCCTTGCAAAAGCAGACGCCATCTCCGCAGCTGCAGCTGGATATTGATCGTCTTGAGAAAGAAATAGAGTTGTATTCACAGGAAAAGCTTTGTTATGAAGCTCAGATATTAAGG gATGGAGCACTTATTCAGCATGCACTTTCTTTCTACCGGTTGATGTTGGTTTGGTTGGTTAACTTGGTTGGTGGATTTAAAATGCCTCTGCCATTAACTTGCCCAAAGGAATTTGCCTCGATGCCAGAGCATTTTGTTGAAGATGCCATGGAATTACTTATCTTTGCTTCTCGGATTCCAAAAGCTTTGGACGGAGTCTTACTA GATGATTTTATGAATTTCATTATCATGTTCATGGCAAGTCCAACATATATTAGAAATCCTTATTTAAGAGCAAAGATGGTTGAAGTATTGAACTGCTGGATGCCACGGAGAAG TGGTTCATCTGCTACGGCTTCTCTATTTGAAGGGCACCATTTGTCGCTTGAGTATCTTGTGAGGAACCTCTTGAAGCTTTATGTTGACATTGAATTCACAGGTTCTCACACACAG TTCTTTGACAAGTTCAACATACGGCATAATATTGCTGAACTTCTTGAATACCTGTGGCAGGTCCCTAGTCATCGTAACATTTGGATGAAG ATCGCAAAGGAAGAGGAAAAGGGTGTCTATCTGAAATTTTTGAACTTCCTGATCAACGACAGCATCTATCTTCTTGATGAAAGTCTGAACAAAATTCTTGAAATCAAAGGGTTAGAAGCTGAGATGTCCAACACCACAGAATGGGAGCGCAGACCAGCTCAAGAGAGACAGGAGAGAACCCGCCTTTTCCATTCCCAAGAGAAT ATCATCCGCATTGATATGAAGTTGGCAAATGAAGATGTGAGCATGCTGACATTTACATCAGAACAAATTACAGCACCTTTCCTGCTTCCTGAGATG GTTGACAGAGTGGCCACCATGCTCAATTACTTCTTGTTACAACTTGTGGGTCCCCAAAGGAGATCTCTCACCCTGAAAGACCCTGAAAAGTATGAATTCCGCCCAAAACAGTTGCTTAAGCAG ATTGTCCATATATATGTTCATCTGGCGAGGGGTGATACTGAAAACATATTCCCAGCTGCCATCTTGAAGGATGGGCGATCATACAATGAGCAG TTATTTACTGCTGCTGCCGATGTCCTTCGGAGAATTGGTGAAGATGGTAGGGTTGTCCAGGAATTTATTGAGCTCGGTACAAAAACCAAGGTTGCAGCTTCTGAGGCAATGGATGCTGAAGTTACCCTTGGAGAGGTACCAGAAGAATTCCTTGATCCAATTCAG TGCACTTTGATGAAGGATCCAGTGATTTTGCCGTCTTCAAGAACCACAGTTGACAGGCCTGTCATTCTAAGGCATCTTCTGAGTGACAAT ACGGATCCCTTCAATCGATCACATCTTACTGTGGACATGCTGATTTCAGACACTGAGCTGAAGGCAAGAATAGATGAGTACATTAGGTCTCAAGAATTAAAGAGGCATGGGGAAGACTTCAGCTTGCAAAGGGCCAAAGAAACAATCCAAACCACAACTGAAGAAATGTTGATTGATTAG